TTGGTATCAGTGAGGAAGGGCTTTGCACCGATATTGTTAAGTTTTTCAATGACAGGTCGAAGAAAAACAGGACGCAGGAATGCAGTATTACCCATCTCGCCGAAATGCGTCTTAACTGCTATTAATTCATTCTTGGAAAAGAATTTCTCTGGAGCGCATCTGTTAATAAGTTTTTTGACTTTTAAAAGAGGGCTTTTATGTTTTTTGCTGTCTATAGTTGAAAAAAATACATCGGATGACATAAAGTGCTCCTTGTTTGGTATAATATGTTACACAATAATATATGTATGCAGTTTGGAACACAAGGAATTGACGAGAGTAGACAGCTAATAAGTGAAAACTGCATGGAATAAGCATACTTAGTTTAAATTTTTTATGACAACAGGAAGAAGTGGTTCTCCTCTGAAACAGGTATAGTGCGGGGATATGGGAAAAATACCTTTTATGTTATATCCAAAAGAACTTATACTTACGTCGGAAATGAATCGCTATGTAATAAGGCAAATACTGACGGGAAGTTATGAACAAAGAGTTTTATATCGGGAGACAGCCAATACTTGATGCCAGAGGGCATATATACGCTTATGAACTGCTTTTCAGGCAGGCAGGTGAAGTTACAGCCAAAATCCTGGACAATTCATCTGCGACGGCAAGAGTGCTTATAAACGCAATACAGAATATCGGACTGGGGACTCTTCTAAGTGGAAAGCTTGGATTTATTAACGTAGACGAACATATCATACTTGAAGGAACGCTGGACATTCTCCCGAAAGATAACTTTGTAATCGAGATCCTCGAAACAACTAAGGTCACTGATGAACTGATAGAAAAAATTAAATTTTATCAGGAGCAGGGATATAGATTTGCACTGGACGATATGGTTTTGTCAAAAGAATATTACGCAATGTTCAGTCGGCTGTTTACTATGGTAGATGTCATAAAAGTTGATTATATGCTTTGTAACAAAGAAAATCTCAAAGTAAATATGCAGATATTTAAAAGACTTAGGGCACAGTTGCTTGCTGAAAAAGTCGAAACGCAGGCAGATTATGAGTTTTGCCGGGAATTAGGTTTTGACCTGTTTCAGGGATACTTTTTTGCCAAGCCTGTCACTATTTCGTCAAAATCTGTTGATCCTTCTAAGGCAGCGACGTTGCAGCTGATCAGTATGCTTAAAAAAGATGCAGAAGCATCAGCGCTGGAAAAAGTTATTAAAAATTATCCTGATCTATATATTAATCTACTGAAATTCATGAATTCCGCAGCTTTTTTTACCAAAGGGCATATAACGTCAATAAAACATGCTATGGCGCTTCTCGGAAGGGAAAATCTAACCAAGTGGTTATATCTGATATTATACGCAGGTCCGGGTATGGATAGCTTTGATAATCCACTCCTTATGACAGCGCAAATTCGCGCACGAGCTATGGAAAATATCTGTGTAAAAGGGCATGTTGCTCCGGACAAGGCAGGTGAAGCATATCTTGTGGGGCTGATGTCGCTGATGGACGCAGTCTTTAACAAGACTAAAGAAGACGTTATGAAAGAGTTTAATTTAGATACAGAGATAAAAGATGCTGTAATTAGCCATAAAGGGATGCTTGGGAAAATTCTTAAAACTATAGAAGACTATGAAAAAGATAATATCATTATGCTGGATGAACACTTTAAGGCTCTGGGCATCAAAGTAGGTTCATTTAATGAAATTATGCTGGATAGTTTTAATTATGCATGTACTATTAGTGGTGATTGCTAACTAATTTCCATAGACTAAACAAAAATTGTGTTTACATTTTGAAACTTTTGTTTTATTTAAAGTTTATGAAAAAAAATGCTATTGACGTAATTAGTATTTTTTGTAATGATATTAGTCATTAGACCAAATTTCTGCAAAGTAAACGGTGTTATGTTCTGTATAGTACCGCTACTAGGGAGTTTTTATGAAAAGGGAAAAATCTGAATACGCTGTACAGGCTGTCAGTAACGCAATAGATATACTAGAACTTCTCGGTGAGCAGGATCACGAATTCAGCATAACTGATATTGTCAGCGACCTGAATCTCACAAGGAGTAATGTTAACAAGCTTCTTTCTACTCTGGAACTGCTCGGTTATGTCGAACACAACAGATATACTGGAAACTTTAGGCTAGGGGTCAAAACATTTCAGATTTCACAAGCATATATAAATAAGTTGAATATTATAGAAATTTCTATTCAGGTTCTTCAGCAGCTTAAAAATGATACAAATGAATCAGCATATATTAGTGTTCTTCGTGACGGAAATGTAGTTTATCTTAATGTCATTGAGACAGAGCAGGCAGTACGTGTACTCCCCAGAATAGGTAACGTAGGGCCTGCATATGCCACTGCAACAGGAAAAGCGCAGCTTGCTTATTATGACGCTTTAGAGCTTGAAAAGCTTTACTCAGGGGACTTTGAAAAAATAACACCTAATACTGTCGGCAGCTTTGATGAGCTTAAAGAAGAACTTTCGGAGATCAAAAGACAAGGGTACGCTCTTGATAATGAAGAGTATGAGCTTGGTGTAAGATGTGTAGGTGCGCCTATCAAAGACTTTATGGGGAATGTTATAGCAGGGATAAGTGTCTCTGCACCGTCTGAAAGAATGGAGATGGAGCATGTTCGCGAAGTTGTGGCGCCGATAGTTACGGAAGCTGCCAGAGTTCTGTCTAAAAAATTCGGATTCAGAGAATTTGAAGACGAACTTTAATTAACAGATATAATCACTTGTAAAGTTCAACCCATAGGGTTTATATTTTAGTATGAGCCCTGAAAAAGTTAAACACATACTATTTCTTACTGAAAACCGTAAACTCAAAGAGGCGGTGGTCAGCTATCTCCGCTCGCAGAAGATTCTTATCAAGATTAAACTGTGCGAGGGGTATTCCTGTCTGGAAAGAGAAGTGAAAGCAGGCAATATCTCTATGTGCTTTGCTGACTACAAACTTGGACATAATCTTATCGTTAAGGCTATAGATGCTCAGAAGAGCATTGACAGCGACCTGCCGTTTATCATAATCACTGAAAAAGACAAACAGGATGCTGCCGCAGAATTACTTGCTGTCGGTGCTGATGATTATATCACTCTCGATAACATGAAACGTCTTGCTCCTGTCATACGCAGAGAGACAAAAGCCTATGAAGAAGTGCAGGCAGGGAAGAAGGCACGACAGGAAATCAAAGAACTTATGAATATTGTTCAGTCCGCAGAGGACGAGGTTTATGTCCTTGGCGGTGAAAGCCATAAGATCAAATTTGCCAATAAAAAGGCTCTAAGTAATCTTGGCTATGATATGCAGGAACTTGACGGTAAAAATATACATGATATCACAGAGGAAGGTCTGCCTCTGAAAGCAGAGGAGAGGGAAGCGCAGGGGCGGGTTATGCTCCATACTCGCTTTATAAGGAAAGACGGTACAAAATACCCAGCAGAAGCAATTTTCCAAACGGCAGAAACAGAAGGCGGAACAGCCATCCTTGTCATTGTTCACGACAGCACGGAGAAGGAAAGTGCAAAACAGCATGCATTTGTTCTTAACAAAGCTATTGATGCCAGTGCGTCTGCTGTTACAGTGACAGATTCAGATTTCTGCATAATCTATCTCAATAAGAAACAAATCACTACCGCTGGAAACAGCAAAGCATTTATGATTGGGAAAGATATTACTGAGCAGAAAATGTATGAAAGCAGCGGGAAAGAGTTTTTCAATGCTCTGGATAGGTGCAGACGTGGCGAAAGCTGGGTAGGAGAATATCAGAAGACAGGGCATAACGGAGAGGAATATATTGTCCTCGGGTCAATGTCGCCGGTTTATTCTGATCTTAACACTGTTACTAATATAGTCATTGTTGAAGAGGACATAACCGAACGGGTACGCATAAAAAGCCAGCTTCTCCACGCTCAAAAGATGGAAACAGTAGGAGAGCTGACAAGTGGTATTGCACACGATTTTACAAATATGCTGACAGCTATAGGCGGTTTTTCATCCATTATGAAGCGGAAGATGGATAAAGACAGCCGTTTTTACGTTTATGCAGAAAAGATATCAGAGCTGACTGTGCGGGCAAGGGAGCTGACTAAGAACCTTCTGACTTTCTCCCGGAAGCAGATGGAAGCGGAAAGGGCAGTAAGTGTTAATACCCTGGTGAAATCTGTCGGAGAATTTCTGACAATGGTTATAGGAAGCCGTATAGAGCTTGAGTTGAAACTGATGGAAGAAGATATTAATATCATGGGAGATCCTGTTCAGCTTGAGCAGGTAATAATAAATCTCGCCACAAACGCCCGTGATGCTATTGAGGCGGAAGGGAAGCTTGTTATTACCACTGATAAAACAATGGTCAGCGACGAGAAATCTGCAGGGGGGTTTGCTGAGTACGCAGTTATAAGCGTGAAAGACAACGGCTGCGGCATAGACCAGAAAACTCTTGATAAGATATTTGAGCCTTTCTATACAACCAAACAGGCAGGGAAGGGGACAGGACTTGGTCTATACATCGTTACCGATATAATAACAAGGCATCATGGATATATTGAGTG
This window of the Denitrovibrio acetiphilus DSM 12809 genome carries:
- a CDS encoding IclR family transcriptional regulator codes for the protein MKREKSEYAVQAVSNAIDILELLGEQDHEFSITDIVSDLNLTRSNVNKLLSTLELLGYVEHNRYTGNFRLGVKTFQISQAYINKLNIIEISIQVLQQLKNDTNESAYISVLRDGNVVYLNVIETEQAVRVLPRIGNVGPAYATATGKAQLAYYDALELEKLYSGDFEKITPNTVGSFDELKEELSEIKRQGYALDNEEYELGVRCVGAPIKDFMGNVIAGISVSAPSERMEMEHVREVVAPIVTEAARVLSKKFGFREFEDEL
- a CDS encoding EAL and HDOD domain-containing protein, giving the protein MNKEFYIGRQPILDARGHIYAYELLFRQAGEVTAKILDNSSATARVLINAIQNIGLGTLLSGKLGFINVDEHIILEGTLDILPKDNFVIEILETTKVTDELIEKIKFYQEQGYRFALDDMVLSKEYYAMFSRLFTMVDVIKVDYMLCNKENLKVNMQIFKRLRAQLLAEKVETQADYEFCRELGFDLFQGYFFAKPVTISSKSVDPSKAATLQLISMLKKDAEASALEKVIKNYPDLYINLLKFMNSAAFFTKGHITSIKHAMALLGRENLTKWLYLILYAGPGMDSFDNPLLMTAQIRARAMENICVKGHVAPDKAGEAYLVGLMSLMDAVFNKTKEDVMKEFNLDTEIKDAVISHKGMLGKILKTIEDYEKDNIIMLDEHFKALGIKVGSFNEIMLDSFNYACTISGDC
- a CDS encoding hybrid sensor histidine kinase/response regulator — protein: MSPEKVKHILFLTENRKLKEAVVSYLRSQKILIKIKLCEGYSCLEREVKAGNISMCFADYKLGHNLIVKAIDAQKSIDSDLPFIIITEKDKQDAAAELLAVGADDYITLDNMKRLAPVIRRETKAYEEVQAGKKARQEIKELMNIVQSAEDEVYVLGGESHKIKFANKKALSNLGYDMQELDGKNIHDITEEGLPLKAEEREAQGRVMLHTRFIRKDGTKYPAEAIFQTAETEGGTAILVIVHDSTEKESAKQHAFVLNKAIDASASAVTVTDSDFCIIYLNKKQITTAGNSKAFMIGKDITEQKMYESSGKEFFNALDRCRRGESWVGEYQKTGHNGEEYIVLGSMSPVYSDLNTVTNIVIVEEDITERVRIKSQLLHAQKMETVGELTSGIAHDFTNMLTAIGGFSSIMKRKMDKDSRFYVYAEKISELTVRARELTKNLLTFSRKQMEAERAVSVNTLVKSVGEFLTMVIGSRIELELKLMEEDINIMGDPVQLEQVIINLATNARDAIEAEGKLVITTDKTMVSDEKSAGGFAEYAVISVKDNGCGIDQKTLDKIFEPFYTTKQAGKGTGLGLYIVTDIITRHHGYIECFSEPGQGTEFVIKLPVTDQTPEAACAEAEIEDSSENITILLVEDEKIVRESLSHALDVYGYKVYEAVNGKEAVEIFKQRSFEIDMVISDIVMPVMNGITAYKEMIAIKPGQKFIFTTGYVGEAHRKEGFDEEDHVVMIKPLMLKELVRKIEELLREN